From Osmerus mordax isolate fOsmMor3 chromosome 8, fOsmMor3.pri, whole genome shotgun sequence, a single genomic window includes:
- the rsph3 gene encoding radial spoke head protein 3 homolog isoform X2: MTSVLQPQKEPTNGTYTFSSRPRPVQNRTTYREPAAEQTDGQSNYGNIMYDRRVVRGNTYAQHIIPIPDPIEIQRQQEARRRAFARKRAKEQFRPRTPEALEGRKHIDVQTELYLEELSDSVEDTSVECQTDAFLDKPATPLFIPAKSGEDVATQIEEGELFDFDMEVRPVLEVLVGKTVEQALLEVMEEEELASLRAQQRAFQELRNAELVEVQRLEEQERRHREEKERRMAQQREVLEREKETAEKIASRAFAQQYLADLLPSVYTTLRDHGYFYDPVERDIETRFLPWLFTEVTRTIEKRYVARTVLDMLLREVTQKRLDSFQQPEAQLPSKEESMG; encoded by the exons ATGACATCCGTTTTACAGCCTCAGAAGGAGCCAACTAACGGCACATACACGTTCTCCAGTCGTCCAAGGCCTGTACAAAACCGCACTACATACAGGGAGCCTGCAGCAGAGCA AACTGATGGACAATCCAATTATGGAAACATCATGTATGATCGTCGAGTTGTCAGGGGAAACACATATGCCCAACACATCATACCGATT CCTGACCCTATAGAAATACAGAGACAGCAGGAGGCCAGAAGGAGAGCCTTTGCTCGGAAGCGGGCCAAGGAGCAGTTCAGGCccaggactccagaggcacTAGAAGGAAGGAAGCACATAGACGTACAGACAG AACTGTACCTGGAGGAGTTGAGCGATTCCGTCGAAGATACCAGTGTTGAGTGCCAGACTGATGCATTTCTGGACAAACCGGCGACGCCCCTCTTCATTCCTGCCAAATCAGGCGAAGACGTGGCCAcacagatagaggagggagag ctgtttgacttTGACATGGAGGTCCGCCCGGTGCTAGAGGTTTTGGTGGGGAAGACGGTGGAGCAGGCTCTGCtggaagtgatggaggaggaggagctggccagCCTGCGGGCGCAGCAGCGAGCCTTCCAGGAGCTCCGCAACGCTGAGCTGGTGGAGGTGCAGcgactggaggagcaggagagacgcCACCGTGAGGAGAAG GAGCGTAGGATGGCACAGCAGAGGGAGgtgctggagagggagaaggagacggCAGAGAAGATAGCATCCCGGGCCTTCGCCCAGCAGTACCTGGCTGACCTCCTCCCATCCGTCTACACCACCCTTAGAGACCACGGCTACTTCTACGACCCTGTGGAGAGAG ataTTGAGACTAGGTTCCTCCCATGGCTCTTTACAGAGGTCACCAGAACTATTGAGAAGAGATACGTGGCACGAACCGTTCTTGACA TGCTCCTCCGTGAGGTTACCCAGAAGAGGCTAGACTCCTTCCAGCAGCCAGAGGCTCAGCTACCTTCTAAAGAAGAGTCTATGGGCTAG
- the rsph3 gene encoding radial spoke head protein 3 homolog isoform X1: MTSVLQPQKEPTNGTYTFSSRPRPVQNRTTYREPAAEQTDGQSNYGNIMYDRRVVRGNTYAQHIIPITVQPDPIEIQRQQEARRRAFARKRAKEQFRPRTPEALEGRKHIDVQTELYLEELSDSVEDTSVECQTDAFLDKPATPLFIPAKSGEDVATQIEEGELFDFDMEVRPVLEVLVGKTVEQALLEVMEEEELASLRAQQRAFQELRNAELVEVQRLEEQERRHREEKERRMAQQREVLEREKETAEKIASRAFAQQYLADLLPSVYTTLRDHGYFYDPVERDIETRFLPWLFTEVTRTIEKRYVARTVLDMLLREVTQKRLDSFQQPEAQLPSKEESMG, from the exons ATGACATCCGTTTTACAGCCTCAGAAGGAGCCAACTAACGGCACATACACGTTCTCCAGTCGTCCAAGGCCTGTACAAAACCGCACTACATACAGGGAGCCTGCAGCAGAGCA AACTGATGGACAATCCAATTATGGAAACATCATGTATGATCGTCGAGTTGTCAGGGGAAACACATATGCCCAACACATCATACCGATT ACTGTGCAGCCTGACCCTATAGAAATACAGAGACAGCAGGAGGCCAGAAGGAGAGCCTTTGCTCGGAAGCGGGCCAAGGAGCAGTTCAGGCccaggactccagaggcacTAGAAGGAAGGAAGCACATAGACGTACAGACAG AACTGTACCTGGAGGAGTTGAGCGATTCCGTCGAAGATACCAGTGTTGAGTGCCAGACTGATGCATTTCTGGACAAACCGGCGACGCCCCTCTTCATTCCTGCCAAATCAGGCGAAGACGTGGCCAcacagatagaggagggagag ctgtttgacttTGACATGGAGGTCCGCCCGGTGCTAGAGGTTTTGGTGGGGAAGACGGTGGAGCAGGCTCTGCtggaagtgatggaggaggaggagctggccagCCTGCGGGCGCAGCAGCGAGCCTTCCAGGAGCTCCGCAACGCTGAGCTGGTGGAGGTGCAGcgactggaggagcaggagagacgcCACCGTGAGGAGAAG GAGCGTAGGATGGCACAGCAGAGGGAGgtgctggagagggagaaggagacggCAGAGAAGATAGCATCCCGGGCCTTCGCCCAGCAGTACCTGGCTGACCTCCTCCCATCCGTCTACACCACCCTTAGAGACCACGGCTACTTCTACGACCCTGTGGAGAGAG ataTTGAGACTAGGTTCCTCCCATGGCTCTTTACAGAGGTCACCAGAACTATTGAGAAGAGATACGTGGCACGAACCGTTCTTGACA TGCTCCTCCGTGAGGTTACCCAGAAGAGGCTAGACTCCTTCCAGCAGCCAGAGGCTCAGCTACCTTCTAAAGAAGAGTCTATGGGCTAG